In the genome of Panthera uncia isolate 11264 chromosome B3 unlocalized genomic scaffold, Puncia_PCG_1.0 HiC_scaffold_1, whole genome shotgun sequence, one region contains:
- the ISCA2 gene encoding iron-sulfur cluster assembly 2 homolog, mitochondrial isoform X1 produces the protein MAAARGLSLMAVALRMVTPWARGSRLLAASRGPQARREASSSSSEAGEGQIHLTDSCVQRLLEITEGSEFLRLEVEGGGCSGFQYKFSLDTVINPDDRVFEQGGARVVVDSDSLAFVKGAQVDFSQELIRSSFQVLNNPQAQQGCSCGSSFSVKL, from the exons ATGGCGGCCGCCCGTGGGTTATCGCTAATGGCCGTGGCGCTGAGGATGGTCACTCCCTGGGCAAGGGGCAG TAGGCTCCTCGCGGCCTCTCGCGGACCTCAGGCTCGTCGGGAAGCGTCGTCCTCCAGCTCCGAGGCCGGAGAAGGACAGATCCACCTGACCGACAGCTGCGTCCAG AGGCTTCTGGAAATCACCGAAGGGTCAGAATTCCTCaggctggaggtggagggaggcggATGCTCCGGATTCCAATACAAATTTTCACTGGATACAGTTATCAATCCCGACGACAG GGTATTTGAACAGGGTGGGGCAAGAGTGGTGGTTGACTCTGATAGCTTGGCCTTCGTGAAAGGGGCCCAGGTGGACTTCAGCCAAGAACTGATCCGCAGCTCATTTCAAGTATTGAACAATCCTCAAGCGCAGCAAGGCTGCTCCTGTGGCTCATCCTTCTCTGTCAAACTTTGA
- the NPC2 gene encoding NPC intracellular cholesterol transporter 2 isoform X2 encodes MRSLAVVFVLLALSASALAEPVLFKDCGSGFGVIKELNVSPCPTQPCKLHKGQSYSVNVTFTSNVSSQGSKALVYGILMGVAVPFPIPEADGCKSGINCPIQQGKTYSYLNKLPVKNEYPSPLY; translated from the exons ATGCGTTCTCTGGCCGTCGTGTTCGTGCTCCTGGCGCTCAGCGCCTCCGCCCTCGCCGAGCCAGTGCTTTTCAAGGACTGCG gTTCTGGGTTTGGAGTTATAAAGGAGCTGAATGTGAGCCCAtgccccacccagccctgcaAATTGCACAAAGGCCAGTCTTACAGTGTCAATGTCACCTTCACCAGTA aTGTTTCATCTCAGGGTAGCAAAGCTTTGGTGTATGGCATCCTGATGGGCGTAGCAGTTCCCTTTCCCATTCCTGAGGCTGATGGTTGTAAGAGTGGAATCAACTGCCCCATCCAGCAAGGCAAGACCTATAGCTACCTGAATAAACTACCAGTGAAGAATGAATACCCCTCT CCCCTGTATTAA
- the ISCA2 gene encoding iron-sulfur cluster assembly 2 homolog, mitochondrial isoform X2: MAAARGLSLMAVALRMVTPWARGRLLAASRGPQARREASSSSSEAGEGQIHLTDSCVQRLLEITEGSEFLRLEVEGGGCSGFQYKFSLDTVINPDDRVFEQGGARVVVDSDSLAFVKGAQVDFSQELIRSSFQVLNNPQAQQGCSCGSSFSVKL; encoded by the exons ATGGCGGCCGCCCGTGGGTTATCGCTAATGGCCGTGGCGCTGAGGATGGTCACTCCCTGGGCAAGGGGCAG GCTCCTCGCGGCCTCTCGCGGACCTCAGGCTCGTCGGGAAGCGTCGTCCTCCAGCTCCGAGGCCGGAGAAGGACAGATCCACCTGACCGACAGCTGCGTCCAG AGGCTTCTGGAAATCACCGAAGGGTCAGAATTCCTCaggctggaggtggagggaggcggATGCTCCGGATTCCAATACAAATTTTCACTGGATACAGTTATCAATCCCGACGACAG GGTATTTGAACAGGGTGGGGCAAGAGTGGTGGTTGACTCTGATAGCTTGGCCTTCGTGAAAGGGGCCCAGGTGGACTTCAGCCAAGAACTGATCCGCAGCTCATTTCAAGTATTGAACAATCCTCAAGCGCAGCAAGGCTGCTCCTGTGGCTCATCCTTCTCTGTCAAACTTTGA
- the NPC2 gene encoding NPC intracellular cholesterol transporter 2 isoform X1: MRSLAVVFVLLALSASALAEPVLFKDCGSGFGVIKELNVSPCPTQPCKLHKGQSYSVNVTFTSNVSSQGSKALVYGILMGVAVPFPIPEADGCKSGINCPIQQGKTYSYLNKLPVKNEYPSIKVMVKWQLLGDKKQSLFCWEIPVQIEG, from the exons ATGCGTTCTCTGGCCGTCGTGTTCGTGCTCCTGGCGCTCAGCGCCTCCGCCCTCGCCGAGCCAGTGCTTTTCAAGGACTGCG gTTCTGGGTTTGGAGTTATAAAGGAGCTGAATGTGAGCCCAtgccccacccagccctgcaAATTGCACAAAGGCCAGTCTTACAGTGTCAATGTCACCTTCACCAGTA aTGTTTCATCTCAGGGTAGCAAAGCTTTGGTGTATGGCATCCTGATGGGCGTAGCAGTTCCCTTTCCCATTCCTGAGGCTGATGGTTGTAAGAGTGGAATCAACTGCCCCATCCAGCAAGGCAAGACCTATAGCTACCTGAATAAACTACCAGTGAAGAATGAATACCCCTCT atAAAAGTGATGGTGAAGTGGCAGCTTCTGGGCGACAAGAAACAGAGTCTCTTCTGCTGGGAGATCCCAGTGCAGATTGAAGGCTAG